In Sphingomonas sp. Leaf357, a single genomic region encodes these proteins:
- a CDS encoding DUF1989 domain-containing protein — MSETIEIPKRSGTAFTIRKGELLSVIDPRGEQVADLLAFDQADTGHVISSGRTLDYAETLYLTKGHTLYSNRSRPMLVIEQDTVGRHDFLLTPCSYDTFHHFYPTLQPHRGCFGNLAAALEPYGIMADQIPVAFNCFMNVPIDGATGKLAVLPPLSRAGDHIVFRAQMDLIIGLTACSAPDSNGGTFKPIHYRIDDNP, encoded by the coding sequence ATGAGCGAGACGATCGAGATACCGAAGCGCAGCGGAACGGCATTCACCATCAGGAAAGGCGAGTTGCTCTCCGTGATCGATCCTCGGGGCGAGCAGGTCGCGGATCTGCTGGCGTTCGATCAGGCCGATACCGGCCATGTCATCTCCTCCGGCCGCACGCTCGATTATGCCGAGACATTGTATCTGACGAAAGGACATACGCTCTATTCGAACCGCAGTCGCCCGATGCTGGTGATCGAACAGGATACGGTGGGGCGGCACGATTTCCTGCTGACGCCGTGTTCTTACGACACGTTTCACCACTTCTATCCGACGCTTCAGCCGCATCGTGGCTGTTTCGGCAATCTGGCGGCGGCGCTGGAGCCATATGGCATTATGGCGGACCAGATCCCGGTAGCGTTCAACTGTTTCATGAACGTGCCGATCGACGGCGCCACCGGCAAGCTGGCTGTGTTGCCTCCGCTCAGTCGCGCGGGTGACCACATCGTGTTTCGGGCGCAGATGGATCTGATCATCGGCCTGACCGCCTGTTCGGCACCCGATAGCAATGGCGGTACGTTCAAGCCGATCCACTACCGGATAGACGACAATCCGTAG
- a CDS encoding DksA/TraR family C4-type zinc finger protein — MAGGWTRDGAVQDQIDDTVMDAVLAARATMPSGDSEPWCVVCGEDIPEGRRQALPGVKTCVTCQSGRDRPAANLFNRRGSKDSQLR; from the coding sequence ATGGCAGGCGGTTGGACGCGCGATGGCGCGGTACAGGATCAGATCGACGATACGGTGATGGACGCCGTGCTCGCCGCGCGTGCGACGATGCCGAGTGGGGACAGCGAACCGTGGTGCGTGGTGTGCGGCGAGGACATTCCCGAGGGGCGCCGGCAGGCGCTCCCGGGGGTCAAAACCTGTGTGACCTGCCAGAGCGGACGAGACCGACCCGCGGCAAATCTTTTCAACCGGCGTGGCAGCAAGGACAGCCAGTTGCGGTAA
- a CDS encoding DUF6894 family protein has protein sequence MRHWRSWLPVIVRQGLCSRRSRGVPMPLYHFAVADRFPPQVADAVELPTIALARAHALRFAAQTLNDQLPTFWDADEWVLTVSDAERLTLFTITVLPSNAAGTAPTAKHRSASSTDCRLSGSGSA, from the coding sequence ATGCGTCACTGGCGTTCTTGGCTGCCGGTGATTGTGAGACAGGGCTTGTGCTCCCGCCGATCGCGTGGAGTTCCTATGCCCCTATACCATTTCGCTGTCGCCGATCGGTTTCCTCCCCAGGTTGCCGACGCTGTCGAACTGCCCACGATCGCGCTTGCCCGGGCACACGCGTTGCGATTTGCAGCCCAGACATTGAACGATCAGCTTCCGACATTCTGGGACGCGGACGAATGGGTTCTGACGGTCAGCGACGCGGAGCGGCTCACGCTCTTCACGATTACCGTTCTTCCTTCGAATGCAGCGGGGACGGCGCCAACCGCCAAACATCGTTCAGCATCGTCTACGGATTGTCGTCTATCCGGTAGTGGATCGGCTTGA
- a CDS encoding SDR family NAD(P)-dependent oxidoreductase produces the protein MFTDAVAIVTGGESGIGAACATKLGAAGARVAITYYRDAAAAETICAAIGGRDRAIAIQTDVADEAAVGRLFDTVEQAFGPATLLVNSAGLNMSGTNLVDMELAQFDRVIRSDLYGPFLTCRRFVRAIERRGVTGRIVNISSIHERAPRPGGVDYDSAKGGLSQLTATLALELAPKRIAVNGVAPGMILTPMNQSALDHPQELAAKEAAIPWRRAGRPDEVADLVAFLLSPAAEYITGTTVTIDGALSLTVAQGA, from the coding sequence ATGTTCACTGACGCGGTCGCCATCGTCACGGGCGGAGAATCAGGCATCGGCGCGGCCTGCGCCACGAAACTGGGGGCGGCGGGCGCGCGGGTCGCGATTACCTATTACCGCGACGCGGCGGCGGCCGAGACGATCTGTGCGGCGATCGGCGGCAGGGACCGAGCGATCGCGATCCAGACCGACGTTGCGGATGAGGCTGCGGTCGGCAGATTGTTCGATACGGTCGAACAGGCATTCGGCCCCGCCACGTTGCTCGTCAATTCGGCCGGTCTCAACATGAGCGGCACCAATCTGGTCGACATGGAGCTTGCCCAGTTCGACCGCGTGATCCGATCCGATCTCTACGGGCCGTTCCTGACGTGCCGCCGTTTCGTCCGCGCGATCGAACGCCGGGGCGTGACGGGGCGGATCGTCAACATCTCCTCGATCCATGAACGCGCTCCGCGTCCGGGCGGCGTCGATTACGATTCGGCGAAGGGCGGTCTCTCGCAACTGACCGCCACGCTCGCGCTGGAACTCGCGCCCAAGCGTATCGCGGTGAACGGCGTGGCGCCGGGCATGATCCTGACGCCGATGAACCAGTCCGCGCTCGATCATCCGCAGGAACTGGCCGCGAAGGAAGCGGCGATCCCGTGGCGGCGGGCCGGGCGGCCGGACGAGGTCGCCGATCTGGTCGCGTTCCTGCTCTCGCCGGCGGCGGAGTATATCACCGGCACGACCGTCACGATCGATGGCGCGTTGTCGCTGACCGTAGCGCAGGGGGCCTGA
- a CDS encoding glycosidase, with amino-acid sequence MVTYAVEQLDEVALIGGPLGQGFDLMSPFVWREGGGYRIMVRGVPWPLGPKDPTGIIAGGRSADGLTFEMQDKLAIVPGPDPDDAGGCEDPTVVVLPDDRVLVYYTGVDAARTQGSMIMAEGPNLESLVKSKLVLKAPPDEGNIKEATLAQTSTGEWRLFYEYAAHEASRIGMAGGPTAEGPWTVLPDPFGIREDSWDNWHLSTGPMTMIDGQDPVMFYNGATHDARWRIGWVSFDRDFTRVTGRGLEPMLVPPPPTHRDSTDIAFAASTVMEEQRIALYFSLEDRILRRALIRRYA; translated from the coding sequence ATGGTCACCTATGCGGTGGAGCAACTCGACGAGGTCGCGCTGATCGGTGGACCGCTCGGCCAGGGCTTCGACCTGATGAGCCCGTTCGTCTGGCGCGAGGGCGGCGGCTATCGCATCATGGTGCGCGGCGTGCCGTGGCCGCTTGGGCCGAAAGATCCGACCGGCATCATCGCCGGCGGGCGCAGTGCCGACGGGCTGACCTTCGAGATGCAGGACAAGCTCGCCATCGTGCCGGGGCCGGACCCCGACGATGCCGGCGGATGTGAGGATCCCACCGTCGTGGTGCTACCCGACGATCGCGTCCTGGTCTATTATACCGGCGTCGATGCGGCCCGTACGCAAGGCTCGATGATCATGGCCGAGGGGCCCAATCTCGAATCCCTGGTCAAGTCGAAGCTGGTGCTGAAGGCGCCACCCGACGAGGGCAATATCAAGGAAGCGACGCTCGCCCAGACTTCCACCGGCGAGTGGCGACTGTTCTACGAATACGCCGCGCACGAGGCCTCGCGGATCGGCATGGCCGGCGGACCGACGGCCGAAGGTCCATGGACCGTGCTGCCCGACCCGTTCGGCATTCGCGAGGACAGCTGGGACAATTGGCACCTGTCCACGGGGCCGATGACCATGATCGACGGCCAGGATCCGGTGATGTTCTACAATGGCGCGACGCACGACGCGCGCTGGCGGATCGGCTGGGTGAGCTTCGACCGGGATTTCACTCGAGTGACCGGGCGCGGACTGGAGCCGATGCTGGTCCCGCCGCCACCCACGCACCGCGATTCGACGGATATCGCCTTTGCCGCCTCGACCGTGATGGAGGAGCAGCGCATCGCACTCTATTTCTCGCTCGAGGATCGCATCCTGCGCCGCGCCCTGATCCGTCGCTATGCGTAG
- the gntA gene encoding guanitoxin biosynthesis heme-dependent pre-guanitoxin N-hydroxylase GntA, whose amino-acid sequence MPVPETPLYRWRHDAQTDLEALMHTHVADPSFPCVGAKAALAKGTLQVLACNRIDSGWDDLRIHDGLLRFASAYNEEPSLFRSFAVVFEGPDNLSEAAFEAELWKRVQSISDKDVWRGQSYDEAVSHDPESPHFSLSFGGEAFFIVGLHPNASRPARRFPHPAMIFNLHDQFEILRAQNKYETMREKIMSRDEALAGTRNPMLERHGAASAAPQYSGRHVDETWKCPFHYSGDPR is encoded by the coding sequence ATGCCCGTTCCAGAAACACCCTTGTACCGCTGGCGACACGACGCCCAGACGGACCTCGAAGCGTTGATGCACACGCACGTCGCCGACCCGTCATTTCCATGCGTCGGCGCGAAGGCCGCGCTTGCCAAGGGGACGCTTCAGGTCCTGGCGTGCAACCGCATCGACAGCGGATGGGACGATCTGCGGATCCATGACGGACTCTTGCGCTTCGCCTCGGCGTATAACGAGGAGCCATCGCTTTTCCGAAGCTTCGCCGTCGTGTTCGAGGGCCCCGACAACCTCTCCGAGGCGGCCTTCGAAGCGGAGCTCTGGAAGCGTGTGCAGTCGATCTCAGACAAGGACGTGTGGCGTGGTCAGTCGTATGATGAGGCGGTGAGCCACGACCCGGAGAGCCCGCATTTCTCGCTGAGCTTCGGTGGCGAGGCGTTCTTCATCGTCGGCCTGCATCCGAACGCCAGCCGGCCGGCCCGCCGGTTTCCGCATCCTGCGATGATCTTCAATCTGCACGACCAGTTCGAGATCCTGCGTGCGCAGAACAAATACGAGACGATGCGGGAAAAGATCATGTCTCGCGACGAAGCTTTGGCCGGTACGCGAAACCCGATGCTCGAGCGGCACGGCGCGGCCAGCGCGGCCCCGCAATATTCGGGGCGGCATGTCGACGAGACGTGGAAGTGCCCGTTTCACTATAGCGGCGATCCGCGATGA
- a CDS encoding PEPxxWA-CTERM sorting domain-containing protein produces the protein MKMTNLLLAATVAISGLTAATAADAAVTINITQLGANVALTASGTFNTALATLIDSPASFGQLVGPSYAFAGFGTQGSVNTYVATGPSSFGPSSTLTNTTGNTGLGIGIYGAFPDFILSTAYVSNSQINSAGFVNNATLASIGLTAGVYNYTVGGNTVTVNIGQAAAVPEPATWGLMILGFGMIGAAARSRKIKTTVAYA, from the coding sequence ATGAAGATGACGAACTTGTTGCTCGCTGCCACCGTGGCGATTTCCGGGCTGACCGCGGCGACGGCGGCGGACGCTGCGGTGACGATCAACATTACCCAGCTGGGCGCGAATGTGGCGCTGACGGCCAGCGGTACGTTCAACACCGCGCTCGCGACGCTGATCGATTCACCGGCGTCGTTCGGTCAGCTGGTCGGCCCCTCGTATGCCTTTGCCGGCTTCGGCACGCAGGGCAGCGTCAACACGTACGTCGCGACCGGCCCATCCAGCTTCGGTCCATCGAGCACCCTGACGAACACCACTGGCAATACCGGGCTCGGGATCGGGATCTACGGAGCCTTCCCCGACTTCATCCTGTCCACCGCGTATGTGAGCAACTCGCAGATCAATTCCGCTGGCTTCGTCAACAATGCGACATTGGCATCGATCGGTCTGACCGCTGGCGTGTACAATTATACGGTCGGGGGCAACACCGTCACCGTCAACATCGGGCAGGCCGCGGCCGTTCCCGAACCGGCGACCTGGGGGCTGATGATCCTCGGGTTCGGCATGATCGGCGCGGCCGCCCGCAGCCGCAAGATCAAGACGACCGTCGCCTACGCATAA
- a CDS encoding alpha/beta hydrolase codes for MSEALDLIDPELRPLLDMWPTLTLDAAMLADIRTGGRTLPIPPIVANQVLRTQHRVPGPPGAPEIVLTVYTPQGAGPFPCIYHIHGGGYVMGDAASLEFRHRPLAEDLGAVIVSVDYRLAPETAHPGPVEDCYAGLAWVVANAATLNVDVARLGVTGESAGGGLAAALALLARDRGDFALAFQLLVYPMIDDRTVNAEPHPHVGRYIWTPASNHFGWSALLGHAPGVEGVSPYAAAARADDLAGLPPTFITTGALDLFLEEDLDYARRLIRAGVPTELHVYPGAFHGFDIHPTAAVAVRARTDHAAALKRFLR; via the coding sequence GCCGACGCTGACGCTCGACGCGGCGATGCTGGCCGACATCCGTACCGGCGGACGGACCTTGCCGATCCCGCCGATCGTCGCCAATCAGGTCTTAAGGACCCAGCATCGCGTGCCCGGACCCCCGGGCGCCCCCGAGATCGTGCTGACCGTCTACACCCCGCAGGGCGCGGGTCCGTTTCCCTGTATCTATCACATCCACGGCGGCGGGTATGTGATGGGCGACGCCGCGTCGCTCGAGTTCCGCCACCGCCCGCTCGCCGAGGACCTGGGCGCGGTGATCGTGTCGGTGGACTATCGTCTCGCGCCGGAGACGGCGCACCCGGGGCCGGTGGAGGATTGCTATGCCGGGCTGGCCTGGGTTGTCGCCAACGCCGCAACCCTGAATGTCGATGTCGCTCGGCTCGGCGTCACCGGTGAAAGCGCAGGCGGCGGGCTCGCCGCGGCGCTGGCGCTTCTGGCGCGCGACCGCGGTGACTTTGCCCTGGCGTTTCAGCTGCTCGTCTATCCGATGATCGACGACCGCACGGTGAACGCCGAACCTCATCCGCATGTCGGGCGATATATCTGGACGCCCGCCAGCAACCATTTCGGCTGGTCGGCCCTGCTCGGCCACGCGCCCGGGGTCGAAGGCGTGTCGCCTTATGCAGCCGCGGCGCGGGCGGACGATCTTGCCGGGTTGCCGCCGACCTTCATCACGACTGGCGCACTCGACCTGTTCCTGGAGGAGGATCTCGATTACGCCCGACGGCTCATCCGCGCAGGCGTGCCGACCGAACTCCATGTCTACCCGGGCGCGTTTCATGGCTTCGACATCCATCCGACCGCGGCGGTCGCGGTCCGCGCCCGCACCGATCATGCCGCAGCGCTCAAGCGTTTCCTGCGGTAA
- a CDS encoding alpha-ketoglutarate-dependent dioxygenase AlkB, giving the protein MLDLFDTPLLPGLRSMDAFVSRQDAPVLIAAIDDAPLSPFRFQGWLGKRLTHSFGWHYDFDTGAFAAVAPIPDWLEPLRARAEDFAGLTRGSLVQALVIRYDIGAGIGWHRDRPHFEHVVGISLGSLAIMRFRRRIGARFERVNLPLVPCGAYHLSGEARHDWEHSIAEMSEPRWSITFRSLSDTGRALFAAATALGVNRR; this is encoded by the coding sequence ATGCTCGACCTCTTCGACACCCCTCTCCTGCCCGGTCTTCGATCGATGGACGCATTCGTGTCACGGCAGGACGCGCCGGTGCTGATCGCCGCGATCGACGACGCCCCCCTCTCGCCGTTCCGCTTTCAGGGCTGGCTCGGCAAGCGGCTGACCCACAGTTTCGGTTGGCACTATGATTTCGACACCGGAGCGTTCGCGGCGGTCGCGCCGATCCCGGACTGGCTCGAACCTTTGCGCGCCCGCGCGGAGGACTTTGCCGGGCTGACGCGCGGATCGCTCGTCCAGGCGCTGGTGATCCGCTACGACATCGGTGCCGGTATCGGCTGGCATCGCGATCGCCCGCATTTCGAGCATGTCGTCGGAATTTCACTCGGGAGCCTCGCCATCATGCGGTTCCGGCGGCGCATCGGCGCGCGCTTCGAGCGGGTGAATCTTCCGCTCGTCCCATGCGGCGCTTATCATCTGAGCGGCGAGGCGCGCCACGACTGGGAACACAGCATCGCCGAGATGAGCGAACCGCGCTGGTCGATCACCTTCCGCAGCCTGTCCGACACGGGCCGCGCGCTATTCGCGGCCGCCACGGCGCTAGGTGTAAATCGCCGATAG
- a CDS encoding CaiB/BaiF CoA transferase family protein: MIDALSACGRPLEGLRVIDLTRALAGPYATLLLAGLGAEVIKVEDPRHGDLARENSPYVGRDGVGVQKVHDDDVSVSHLSRARGKYGVSLNFKQPGAKEVFADLVRGADIVVENFSSGTAERLGIGYADARAINPRIVYCSLSGFGQNVDAGAKAMDVIVQALSGAMYASGGPGEPPVRMGIPIADMLAPVFGVIGILAAIEQRHRTGLGQQVDVSMLGALTSFVAIENWHAMRLAGMEGRTGLTVHRLSPFGIFACLDGHIAIVATHDPLAIGLIRAMGEEDMLADPRYTNRDSRVANARSLEERVTAWTSTLSVADAVAALDAQGVPVAPVRHPEAALADPRVVARGETVRTIHPKYETPADLRTAGIPIQFSGGATGFDDVMPIHIGEHNDRIYGDLLGYSADRIAALKAEGAI; this comes from the coding sequence ATGATCGACGCCCTGTCCGCCTGCGGTCGACCACTCGAGGGCTTGCGCGTCATCGACCTTACCCGGGCGCTCGCCGGCCCTTATGCGACCCTGCTGCTCGCCGGGCTCGGGGCCGAGGTGATCAAGGTGGAGGATCCGCGGCACGGCGATCTGGCGCGCGAGAACAGCCCCTATGTCGGACGGGACGGCGTGGGGGTGCAGAAGGTGCACGACGACGACGTGTCGGTCTCGCATCTGTCGCGGGCGCGGGGCAAATACGGCGTGTCGCTGAACTTCAAGCAGCCGGGTGCGAAGGAGGTCTTCGCCGATCTGGTGCGCGGCGCCGATATCGTGGTGGAGAATTTCAGCAGCGGCACGGCCGAACGACTCGGCATCGGCTATGCGGACGCCCGGGCGATCAACCCGCGGATCGTCTATTGCTCGCTCAGCGGGTTCGGCCAGAATGTCGATGCCGGCGCGAAGGCGATGGACGTGATCGTGCAGGCGCTGAGCGGCGCGATGTACGCGAGCGGCGGGCCCGGCGAACCGCCGGTCCGCATGGGCATTCCGATCGCCGACATGCTCGCGCCCGTGTTCGGGGTGATCGGGATCCTCGCGGCGATCGAGCAACGGCACCGCACCGGCCTCGGCCAGCAGGTCGACGTCTCCATGCTCGGCGCGCTGACCTCGTTCGTCGCGATCGAGAATTGGCATGCCATGCGGCTGGCGGGAATGGAGGGGCGTACCGGCCTGACCGTGCATCGCCTGTCGCCGTTCGGCATCTTCGCCTGCCTGGACGGCCATATCGCGATCGTCGCGACGCACGATCCGCTGGCGATCGGATTGATTCGGGCGATGGGCGAGGAGGACATGCTGGCCGATCCGCGCTACACCAACCGCGATTCCCGCGTCGCCAACGCGCGATCGCTGGAGGAACGCGTCACGGCCTGGACCAGCACGTTGAGCGTCGCCGACGCGGTCGCCGCGCTGGACGCGCAAGGGGTGCCCGTCGCGCCGGTACGACATCCCGAAGCCGCGCTCGCCGACCCCCGCGTCGTGGCACGGGGCGAAACGGTGCGCACGATCCACCCCAAGTACGAAACCCCGGCGGATCTGCGCACGGCGGGCATTCCGATCCAGTTCTCGGGCGGGGCGACGGGTTTCGACGACGTGATGCCGATCCATATCGGCGAGCATAACGACCGCATCTACGGCGACCTGCTGGGCTATTCCGCCGATCGCATCGCCGCGCTGAAGGCGGAGGGCGCGATCTGA
- a CDS encoding 2-hydroxyacyl-CoA dehydratase family protein, whose amino-acid sequence MAGGAIACIGGDLPNALIRAAGLEPVHVVPDRRRATPLVDALGLAVTMGTAARTVLETIAENADAWGGVLLSHADAAAPQVFAALRALPELRLTPDRVFLCDVLRLDRPASLTYSLCRMERLRRWLEAIGTPFDDNELRAAIAVEESRRQDAIAAQARRLAVPGRRILLTGGTQGERWAYDAIAVGGATIVAEDGAAGALARPEAIDPTLPPMTALTQQAMRWPGGAFAGIARYRSDLAALIARVRPDAVLHLSYADDEAAAWTVRPAAELCAETATPLLALHVSDTQAETLAAFAAERPLPPPPPARAPRAVRPVGSPAPRERSRKALASVANFGAYQREWFATVRDQAAAGEPFAIVNANAPQEILRAFDIPFVVNQWWASIVAAKQQSKRYAALLRDHRYPATVEAYSAQGLAAVFDEDAALAPWGGLPRPTMLHAVADSDATRNLFDLWAEATGADLHLYERSIESRWALPDAWWDRLHDDWEATIETERLDLMTADLNRSVKRIEQTTGRTFDRQRFAEVMALVNEQEDYYRRTRDLIAATRPAPASIVDTMPATMVPQWHRGTVWARDAARAFYEEVRARVAAGDAAVAGERLRLMWVGRGLWNDTAFYQRWEASHGAVFVWSMYLGLAADGYIRRCGPGQDPMRALAARFVTMGDELRMPTWAGAWHVKEAWTHGVDAAIAIDDADPLVLRALEAAGVPVLKLSMSNHGDDADIAIDAQVATFLDQLADR is encoded by the coding sequence ATGGCGGGGGGGGCCATCGCCTGTATCGGCGGCGACCTGCCGAACGCGCTGATCCGCGCCGCCGGCCTCGAGCCGGTCCATGTCGTGCCGGACCGCCGACGCGCGACTCCGCTGGTCGACGCGCTCGGCCTTGCCGTCACGATGGGTACGGCGGCGCGCACCGTGCTGGAGACGATCGCCGAGAATGCCGATGCGTGGGGCGGCGTGCTGCTGTCCCATGCGGATGCCGCCGCCCCCCAGGTGTTCGCGGCGCTGCGCGCGCTGCCCGAACTGCGCCTGACGCCCGACCGCGTGTTTCTGTGCGATGTGCTGCGGCTCGATCGGCCGGCATCGCTGACGTACAGCCTGTGCCGGATGGAGCGACTGCGCCGGTGGCTGGAAGCGATCGGCACGCCGTTCGACGATAACGAGCTGCGGGCGGCGATCGCGGTGGAGGAGTCGCGCCGGCAGGACGCGATCGCCGCGCAGGCACGGCGGCTGGCGGTGCCCGGGCGGCGGATCCTGCTGACCGGCGGCACGCAAGGCGAGCGCTGGGCGTATGACGCGATCGCGGTCGGCGGGGCGACGATCGTCGCGGAGGACGGTGCGGCGGGTGCGCTGGCGCGGCCCGAAGCGATCGATCCCACGCTGCCGCCGATGACCGCGCTGACGCAACAGGCGATGCGGTGGCCGGGCGGAGCGTTCGCCGGCATCGCACGCTATCGCTCGGACCTCGCGGCGCTGATCGCCCGCGTACGCCCGGACGCCGTGCTCCATCTGTCATATGCCGATGACGAGGCCGCCGCCTGGACCGTGCGGCCCGCCGCAGAGCTTTGCGCCGAAACCGCCACGCCGCTGCTGGCGCTGCACGTGTCCGACACGCAGGCGGAGACCCTTGCCGCGTTCGCGGCGGAACGCCCGCTGCCGCCGCCGCCGCCCGCGCGCGCACCGCGCGCGGTCCGGCCCGTCGGGTCGCCGGCGCCGCGCGAGCGCAGCCGCAAGGCGCTTGCCTCGGTCGCGAATTTCGGCGCGTACCAACGCGAATGGTTCGCCACCGTTCGCGATCAGGCCGCCGCGGGCGAGCCGTTCGCGATCGTCAACGCCAACGCCCCCCAGGAAATCCTCCGCGCCTTCGACATCCCGTTCGTCGTCAATCAATGGTGGGCCTCGATCGTCGCCGCCAAGCAGCAGTCGAAACGCTATGCGGCGTTGCTGCGCGACCACCGCTATCCCGCGACCGTCGAAGCCTATAGCGCTCAGGGCCTCGCCGCCGTGTTCGACGAGGATGCCGCGCTGGCACCGTGGGGCGGCCTGCCCCGCCCGACGATGCTGCATGCCGTGGCCGACAGCGATGCCACGCGCAATCTGTTCGACCTGTGGGCCGAGGCGACCGGGGCGGACCTGCATCTCTACGAACGCTCGATCGAATCGCGCTGGGCCCTGCCGGACGCTTGGTGGGACCGGCTGCACGATGATTGGGAGGCCACGATCGAAACGGAACGGCTCGATCTCATGACGGCCGATCTGAACCGTTCCGTCAAACGCATCGAACAGACCACCGGACGCACGTTCGATCGTCAGCGCTTTGCCGAGGTGATGGCGCTGGTCAACGAACAGGAGGATTATTATCGCCGCACCCGCGATCTGATCGCCGCCACCCGCCCCGCGCCGGCCTCGATCGTCGACACGATGCCCGCGACGATGGTGCCGCAATGGCACCGCGGCACCGTATGGGCCCGCGACGCCGCGCGCGCCTTCTACGAAGAGGTACGCGCGCGTGTCGCGGCGGGCGATGCCGCCGTCGCCGGCGAGCGGCTCCGGCTGATGTGGGTGGGACGAGGTCTCTGGAACGACACGGCGTTCTACCAGCGCTGGGAAGCAAGCCATGGCGCGGTGTTCGTCTGGTCGATGTATCTCGGGCTCGCCGCGGACGGATATATCCGTCGCTGCGGGCCCGGGCAGGATCCGATGCGTGCGCTGGCCGCGCGCTTCGTCACGATGGGCGACGAACTGCGCATGCCGACCTGGGCGGGGGCGTGGCACGTGAAGGAAGCGTGGACGCACGGCGTGGATGCCGCGATCGCCATCGACGATGCCGATCCGCTGGTGCTGCGCGCGCTCGAAGCCGCCGGCGTTCCGGTCCTGAAGCTGTCCATGTCCAACCATGGCGACGACGCGGATATCGCGATCGACGCGCAAGTCGCGACGTTTCTAGACCAGCTTGCCGATCGCTGA